TGCTCGCCCGCCTTGCGGTTGTTCTCCTGCATCTTCCGGAACCAGGTGGCCAGTTCCGTGTCGCCCCGCGCGTCGGCGTCGGCGACGTAGTTCTCCAGCTGCCAGATGTGCTGCAACGACATCTGGAGCGCGTGGATCAGGTCGTAGTTCTGGTCCTTCACCGGGCTCGCCGGCTCCCTGACCATGGTGGCCACGGCGCACCTCCCCGTCTCGGTGATCGATGGAGGCAGCGCTTACCCGGCCCCGCCCCGATCACGCCCCGCCGCGCGGGGCGCCGGCGGACCTGGTCGACGCCTCCCGGGCCGGAACCGGACGCCGGTGACGACTCCCGTCGTTCGTCGTACCGGTGGGTTACGGTGCGTCGATGATCCGATGACCGGGTCGGGGGGAGACGGTTCGTGGGTGAAGGTGGCGCGGGATCGGGCGGGAGCGGGGTGACCGTGGCCGGTGCGGCCCTCCGGTCGGGCGACGAGCAGGCCTTCGCGGAGCTGACCGACCGGCACCGGCGGGAGTTGCGGGTGCACTGCTACCGGATGCTCGGGTCGTTCGACGACGCCGAGGATCTCGTGCAGGAGACGTTCCTGCGGGCCTGGCGCAGCCGGGAGAGCTTCCAGGGCCGCTCCACCGTGCGGGCCTGGCTCTACCGGATCGCCACCAACGCCTGTCTCGACTTCCTCGACCGCCGCCAGCGGCAGCCGGGTCCGCTCGTCGCGCCGACGTCGTCGCGGGTCTCCGGGCCCGGCCGGGCCTCGTTGCCGCAGGCGGAGATCCCCTGGCTCCAGCCCTATCCGGACCGGTTGCTCGATCCGCCCGCCCCGCCCGACGTCGAGCCGGACGCGGCACTGGTGGCCAAGGAGACCATCGAGCTGGCGTTCCTCGCCGCGATCCAGCACCTGCCACCCCGGCAACGGGCGGTGCTCATCCTGCGCGACGTGCTCGGCTGGCCGGCGGCGGACACCGCCGCGCTGCTCGACGGCACGGTCGCCGCGGTCAACAGCGCCCTGCAACGGGCGCGCGCCACCCTCCGGCAGCGCCTGCCGCAACGGCGGACGGAGTGGCCGGCGGCGACCGACCCGAGCGCCGAGGAACGGGCGGTGCTCCAGCGGTACGTGGCGGCGACCGAGAGCGCCGACCTGACGGCGCTGGCGGCGTTGCTGCGCGAGGATGCCCGCTTCACCATGCCGCCAAAGCCGACCTGGTACGAGGGACGGGACGCGATCATCGAGTGCTGGGCGCCCGCACTGGTCGGGCCCACCGCCTGGAAGGACTGGTGTCACGTGCCCACCCGGGCCAACCGCCAGCCCGCCGTCGCCTGCTACGTGCGTGAACCGGGCCGGTCCCGCTACCACGCGCTGGGCCTCGACGTGCTCCGCATCGAGGGTGGCGAGGTCGCGGAGGTCACCGCGTTCCCGCCCCGCGTCTTTCCGGCCTTCGGGCTGCCGCTGACCCGTTGACGGATGGCGGCGATGAGTTCCTACGCGCCCCGCCGTCTCAATGGGGTGGCCGGCGGTGCGGCGCGACGCTGACGTCGCCGGAAGGACGGAGGCAGGAGAGACGCCATGACCCAGCCGAGAGTTGTCAGCCGAGACGAGTGGGAGGCGGCCCGTGCGGAACTGCTCGTCAGCGAGAAGGCGCTCACCCGGGCACGCGACGCGTTGAGCGCTCAGCGGCGCCGGCTACCGATGGTCCGGATCGACAAGGAGTACCTCTTCGACTCCCCGGACGGCCCGGTGGATCTGCCGGGTCTGTTCGACGGTCGTCGCCAGCTCGTCGTCCGGCACTTCATGTTCCACCCCGACTGGGACGAGGGTTGCGTGGGCTGCTCCCTACAGGTCGACAACCTCGGCCACCCGGCTCACCTGCACGCCCGGGACACCAGCCTGGTGCTGGTGTCCCGGGCGCCGCTGACGAGGATCGAGCCGTTCCGGCGGCGGATGGGTTGGACCGTTCCCTGGTTCTCGTCCTTCGGTGGAGACTTCAATCCCGACTTCGGGGCCACCAGGGACGACGCGGAATGCTCCGGGCTGAGCGTGTTCCTCCGCGACGGGGCGGACGTCTTCCACACCTACTCGTCCTTCTCCCGGGGCGGCGACGCGTTGATCAACACCTACAACTACCTCGACCTGACGGCGTTGGGCCGGCAGGAGGAGGGGCTCGAATATCCGCAGCAGTGGTGGCGGCACCACGACCGGTACGACGACCGACGCCACGGGACCCGGCGCCGCGACGCACTGCCCGCGCGGGCCATCGGCCACTCCCCGGAGCTGGAGGTTCACTGACGTGGCGACCTACGTGTTGATCCCGCCCGCGGGCAGCGGGCCCTGGTACTGGCACCTGTTGGCGGAGCAGTTGCGGGACCGGGGGCACGACGTGGTGGCGGTCGACCTGCCGTGCGACGACGACTCGGCGGGGCTGGCGGAGTACACCGACGCCGCCGTCCGGGCCGTCGGGGACCGTACGGACCTGGTCGTCGTGGCCCAGTCGTTCGGCGCGTTCACCGGCCCGCTGGTGTGCGACCGGGTCCACGCTGACCTGCTCGTGCTGCTGACCCCGATGGTGCCCTCCCCCGGCGAGTCGCCGGGCGAGTGGTGGAGCGGCACCGGCTACGCGCAGGCCCGACGGGCCCAGGCCGAACGCGAGGGCTGGACGCCCGAGCAGGACGAGGACCCGAACGTCGTCTTCTTCCACGAGCTGCCGCCCCGGCTGGTCGAGGAGGCCACGGCGAACGCCCGGGACCAGTCGGGGACGCCGTTCGAGAAGCCCTGGCCGCTCGCCGCCTGGCCGGACGTGCCGACCCGGGCGTTGCTCTGCCGGGGTGACCGCTTCTTCCCCATCGATTTCCTGCGGAAGCTGGTCTCCGACCGGCTGGGGATCACCCCGGACGAGATGGGCGGCGGGCATCCGGTGGCCCTGAGCCGGCCGCGGGAGCTGGCCGACCGGCTGGAGGAGATCCGGCGGGAGGTCTGCGAGGTCGCCCACCCCACGCCGGACCGCCGGCGGTGACCGGAGCTGACCCGCGCCCTGCCCGGGACCAGCGAGCCGGTGCTGTCGTGCGCCGGGGCCGGGTGCGGAACCGGCACCCGGCGCGACCCGGCGCACCGGCTCCGTCCGCTGCCCCGGCCGGACGACACCGGTGGCGGGCGCGGTTACCCGGGGCGGGCTTGCGGGTAGGGGTTGCCGCATGGCGGAACTGGCGACGCTCTGGATCGTCCGACACGGCGAGAGCACGGCGAACGTGGCGGCCACGGCGGCCGAGGCGTCCGGCGCCGAGCTGATCGACCTGACCCACCGGGACGCGGACGTGCCGTTGAGCCCGACCGGGGAGGAGCAGGCCCGGGCCACCGCGCGCTGGCTGGCCGGGCTGCCCGAGGCCCGCCGGCCGGACGTGGCGGTGGTGTCGCCGTACCTGCGGGCGGTGCGGACCGCCGAGCTGGCCCTGGCCGGCACCGGGATCCCGCTCAGCCGCGACGAGCGGCTGCGCGACCGGGAGCTGGGCATCCTGGACGGCCTGACCGGGCAGGGGGTGCGCCGGCGGCACCCGGAGGAGGCGGCGCGCCGCGACCGGCTCGGCAAGTTCTACTACCGGCCGCCGGGCGGGGAGTCCTGGACCGACGTGGCGCTGCGCCTGCGTGCCCTCCTCGGCGACCTGCGCCGCGACCACGAGGACCGGCGCGTGCTGCTGTTCGGCCACGACGCCCTGGTCTTCCTGACCCGTTACCTGGTGGAGGGGCTCACCGAGGCGGAGCTGATGGCGCTGACCCGCGAGCACGTCATCGCCAACTGCTCGATCACCGGCTGGTCCGCCGGGGCCGACGGCCGGCTGACCCCGGACGTGTTCAACGACGTCGGTCACCTGCGCGAGCAGGGCGCCCGACAGACCAGGGAGGACGAGGTCCATGCCGAACCGGTCTGACACCCGGGTGATCACCCCCGGCCTGCTGCGGGAGTGGGCGCTGCCCGTGCCGACCGGCGGCAAGGAGGCCCGGGGCACGGTGCTGGTGGTCGGCGGCTCGCGGTTCACCCCCGGCGCGGTGCTGCTCGCCGGCGTGGCCGCGCTGCGGGCCGGGGCCGGCGTGCTCCAGCTCGCCGCCGCCGAGTCCACCGCCGCCGCGCTGAGCATTCAGGTGCCCGAGGCGCTGGTGGTGGGGCTGCCGGAGACCACCGAGGGGGCGGTCGCGGGACGGCCCGGCGAGCTGCTGGGCGACCTGGTGGCGGAGGCGGACGTGGTGGCCGTCGGCCCCGGCCTGAAGGACATCGACGAGACCGGCCGCCTGCTGCGCCTGGTGCTCGACGCGGCCGGTCCGGAGACGTCGCTGGTGCTCGACGCGTACGCCCTGGGGGCCCTCAGCCACGCCCCGGACCTGCTGGTCGGGTCCGGCCGGCCGGTGGTGCTCACCCCCAACCTCACCGAGGCCCGGCACCTGCTCGACCGGGAACCCGGCGACGACCTCGACGCCGAGGCGACGGAGCTGGCCCGCCGGTACGACGCGGTGGTGTCGCTCTACGGCCACATCGCCACCCCCGACGGCCGGAGCTGGCGGGAGGAGAGCGGCGACGCCGGCCTGGGCACCTCCGGCAGCGGGGACGTCCGCGCCGGGCTGCTGGCCGGGCTGCTGTCGCGGGGCGCGGAGCCGGCACAGGCCGCGTGCTGGGGGGCGTTCGCCCACGCGGTGAGCGGTCAGCGGCTGGTCCCCCGGTTCGGCCGGATCGGCTTCCTCGCCCGGGAGCTGCTCGACGAGATCCCCCACACCCTGGCGACCGTCTGACACCTCCCGCCCGGGCCCC
The nucleotide sequence above comes from Micromonospora sp. M71_S20. Encoded proteins:
- a CDS encoding alpha/beta hydrolase, with amino-acid sequence MATYVLIPPAGSGPWYWHLLAEQLRDRGHDVVAVDLPCDDDSAGLAEYTDAAVRAVGDRTDLVVVAQSFGAFTGPLVCDRVHADLLVLLTPMVPSPGESPGEWWSGTGYAQARRAQAEREGWTPEQDEDPNVVFFHELPPRLVEEATANARDQSGTPFEKPWPLAAWPDVPTRALLCRGDRFFPIDFLRKLVSDRLGITPDEMGGGHPVALSRPRELADRLEEIRREVCEVAHPTPDRRR
- a CDS encoding sigma-70 family RNA polymerase sigma factor, yielding MGEGGAGSGGSGVTVAGAALRSGDEQAFAELTDRHRRELRVHCYRMLGSFDDAEDLVQETFLRAWRSRESFQGRSTVRAWLYRIATNACLDFLDRRQRQPGPLVAPTSSRVSGPGRASLPQAEIPWLQPYPDRLLDPPAPPDVEPDAALVAKETIELAFLAAIQHLPPRQRAVLILRDVLGWPAADTAALLDGTVAAVNSALQRARATLRQRLPQRRTEWPAATDPSAEERAVLQRYVAATESADLTALAALLREDARFTMPPKPTWYEGRDAIIECWAPALVGPTAWKDWCHVPTRANRQPAVACYVREPGRSRYHALGLDVLRIEGGEVAEVTAFPPRVFPAFGLPLTR
- a CDS encoding NAD(P)H-hydrate dehydratase, encoding MPNRSDTRVITPGLLREWALPVPTGGKEARGTVLVVGGSRFTPGAVLLAGVAALRAGAGVLQLAAAESTAAALSIQVPEALVVGLPETTEGAVAGRPGELLGDLVAEADVVAVGPGLKDIDETGRLLRLVLDAAGPETSLVLDAYALGALSHAPDLLVGSGRPVVLTPNLTEARHLLDREPGDDLDAEATELARRYDAVVSLYGHIATPDGRSWREESGDAGLGTSGSGDVRAGLLAGLLSRGAEPAQAACWGAFAHAVSGQRLVPRFGRIGFLARELLDEIPHTLATV
- a CDS encoding histidine phosphatase family protein; this translates as MAELATLWIVRHGESTANVAATAAEASGAELIDLTHRDADVPLSPTGEEQARATARWLAGLPEARRPDVAVVSPYLRAVRTAELALAGTGIPLSRDERLRDRELGILDGLTGQGVRRRHPEEAARRDRLGKFYYRPPGGESWTDVALRLRALLGDLRRDHEDRRVLLFGHDALVFLTRYLVEGLTEAELMALTREHVIANCSITGWSAGADGRLTPDVFNDVGHLREQGARQTREDEVHAEPV
- a CDS encoding DUF899 domain-containing protein — protein: MTQPRVVSRDEWEAARAELLVSEKALTRARDALSAQRRRLPMVRIDKEYLFDSPDGPVDLPGLFDGRRQLVVRHFMFHPDWDEGCVGCSLQVDNLGHPAHLHARDTSLVLVSRAPLTRIEPFRRRMGWTVPWFSSFGGDFNPDFGATRDDAECSGLSVFLRDGADVFHTYSSFSRGGDALINTYNYLDLTALGRQEEGLEYPQQWWRHHDRYDDRRHGTRRRDALPARAIGHSPELEVH